From the genome of Catalinimonas alkaloidigena, one region includes:
- a CDS encoding T9SS type A sorting domain-containing protein, giving the protein MKPLLLYFLTVCSLLSCELAAQTPTPAFPTAEGFGKWATGGRGGQVVEVTRLDDDELGNLEGSLRWALKQHSGQPLTIVFRTSGTIDLNGHDLRSKRSNLTIAGQTAPGDGICIKGGNVNLGGSYNVIVRFLRMRVGLRNGTDFIPGASLSLENGGNFIIDHCSFSWSAEENTGFYDNTHSTVQWCIASEGLYNAGHGKGARSYGSVWGGRKATYHHNLLAHNVSRSPRFGTSTKNDRHMLVDYVNNVNYNYGRQNACYGGENELGAAGSVHINLVNNYYKPGPAYPGERRSNLVRASYEVGAQHHYFSHWHLSGNYIEGEANASINEDNYLGLEIEEYVEHLPSTTIDSLKVDHIAVEEPVSTQTAHEAYAQVLEQVGAFPRDSVDRRLIEEVRTGTAVASSSFNAYRVTGIIDKPSDAGGYPVLHTYHVVNDTDHDGIADYWERANGLDATDAEDRNRRSTEGYTYLEVYLNGLAGEYLDGFVYPLIDTVVTNSPTPFHDPALHISAYLDQSGHRMVVKSQARVQTITLFDELGRRVKHVTAPALTSVNLMDVPSGWYVVQFETDTHSIQRMRLVK; this is encoded by the coding sequence GGTGGAGGTGACGCGCTTGGATGACGACGAGCTTGGCAACCTGGAAGGAAGCCTTCGCTGGGCTTTAAAACAACACTCCGGTCAGCCCCTCACCATTGTTTTTCGCACTTCCGGCACCATCGACCTGAACGGTCACGATCTGCGCAGCAAGCGTAGCAACCTTACGATCGCGGGCCAGACCGCCCCGGGAGATGGCATCTGCATCAAAGGGGGAAACGTGAACCTGGGAGGAAGCTACAACGTGATTGTGCGGTTTCTGCGCATGCGGGTAGGCTTACGAAACGGTACAGATTTTATTCCGGGTGCCAGCCTGAGTCTGGAAAACGGTGGCAATTTCATCATCGACCACTGCTCCTTTTCCTGGTCGGCCGAAGAGAACACCGGCTTTTACGACAATACCCATTCGACCGTCCAGTGGTGTATCGCCTCAGAAGGGCTCTACAATGCCGGACACGGAAAGGGCGCCCGGAGCTATGGCTCAGTCTGGGGAGGACGCAAAGCGACGTACCACCATAACCTACTGGCCCATAACGTGTCCAGAAGCCCCCGCTTCGGCACCTCTACCAAGAACGACCGGCACATGCTGGTTGATTACGTGAACAACGTCAACTACAATTACGGTCGGCAAAATGCCTGTTACGGAGGTGAGAACGAGCTGGGCGCCGCCGGGTCGGTCCACATCAACCTGGTGAACAACTACTACAAACCGGGGCCGGCCTATCCGGGGGAAAGACGCAGCAACCTGGTACGGGCTTCTTATGAAGTGGGTGCACAGCACCATTATTTCTCACATTGGCACCTGAGTGGCAACTACATTGAAGGCGAGGCCAATGCTTCCATCAACGAGGACAACTACCTGGGCCTTGAGATTGAGGAATACGTGGAGCACCTGCCCTCGACGACCATCGATAGCCTGAAAGTGGATCACATTGCAGTAGAGGAGCCCGTCAGTACCCAAACGGCTCACGAAGCCTATGCGCAGGTGCTGGAACAGGTCGGTGCCTTTCCGCGGGACAGTGTTGACCGACGCCTCATCGAGGAAGTACGCACGGGCACGGCCGTTGCGTCGAGTAGTTTCAACGCCTATCGGGTAACGGGCATCATCGACAAACCTTCCGATGCAGGAGGCTATCCTGTGCTGCATACCTACCACGTCGTCAACGACACGGACCATGATGGCATCGCCGACTACTGGGAACGCGCCAACGGGCTGGATGCCACCGATGCAGAAGACCGAAACAGACGCAGCACCGAAGGGTATACGTACCTGGAAGTCTACCTCAACGGCCTGGCCGGCGAATACCTGGACGGGTTTGTGTACCCCCTGATCGACACGGTGGTGACCAACAGTCCTACTCCTTTTCATGATCCTGCCCTCCACATCAGTGCTTATTTAGACCAGTCCGGCCATCGGATGGTGGTAAAATCTCAGGCGCGTGTCCAGACCATCACGCTTTTTGATGAGTTGGGAAGACGGGTAAAGCACGTCACCGCGCCGGCCCTGACCAGCGTCAACCTGATGGATGTGCCGAGCGGGTGGTACGTCGTCCAGTTTGAAACCGATACTCACAGCATACAGCGAATGCGCCTGGTTAAATAA
- a CDS encoding phosphatidylinositol-specific phospholipase C1-like protein, with amino-acid sequence MTLQSASLFLLGLLLPILGRAQDDQRPINQLQVIGSHNSYKQAIEPALFKVLEGYDREKMQGLAYEHIPIPEQLDRGLRNLEIDVYADTQGGKYAHPKGLTMAPPDKPYDPEGLMQQPGFKVFHVPDIDFRSSCLTLDLCLSQLKRWSDAHPNHTPVFITLEAKGGGTSTGNPWGLTVPEAFTEAMFDELDRVLRQGLGEEKLMTPDDVRGRHKTLEQAVLKDGWPTLQSARGKFLFVLDDTGEKRAMYIKNHPSLKGRVLFVNAEPGTPEAAILIRNNPQDATLPDLVRRGYIIRTRADADTRQARTNDYSHFRAAADSGAQIITTDYYQESSFFDSPYRVAFEGGVYVRPNPLFPQ; translated from the coding sequence ATGACTCTACAAAGCGCTTCTCTGTTTTTACTCGGCTTGCTGCTGCCCATCCTCGGCCGGGCACAGGACGACCAACGCCCGATCAACCAACTCCAGGTAATTGGGTCGCACAACAGTTACAAACAGGCCATCGAACCTGCCTTGTTCAAGGTGCTGGAAGGCTACGACCGGGAAAAGATGCAGGGCCTGGCCTACGAACACATCCCCATTCCGGAGCAACTGGACAGGGGGCTGCGCAACCTGGAAATCGATGTCTACGCCGATACACAGGGGGGGAAATACGCCCACCCGAAAGGGCTGACGATGGCTCCGCCCGACAAGCCGTACGACCCCGAGGGTCTGATGCAACAACCCGGTTTTAAAGTCTTTCATGTGCCGGACATCGACTTCCGAAGCTCCTGCCTCACACTGGACCTGTGCCTGTCGCAGTTGAAACGGTGGTCGGACGCGCACCCGAACCACACCCCCGTGTTCATTACCCTGGAAGCCAAAGGGGGCGGTACGTCGACCGGCAATCCGTGGGGATTGACCGTTCCGGAAGCCTTTACGGAGGCGATGTTCGACGAACTGGACCGCGTCCTTCGGCAGGGGCTCGGGGAAGAGAAACTGATGACGCCCGACGACGTGCGCGGCCGGCACAAGACGCTGGAACAAGCAGTGTTGAAAGACGGTTGGCCCACCTTGCAATCGGCCCGAGGCAAATTCCTGTTCGTACTGGACGATACGGGCGAAAAACGAGCGATGTACATAAAAAATCATCCTTCGCTCAAGGGCAGAGTCTTGTTCGTGAATGCCGAGCCGGGCACGCCGGAAGCGGCAATCCTGATTCGGAATAATCCGCAGGACGCCACCCTACCCGATCTGGTCAGGCGCGGATACATCATCCGCACGCGGGCCGATGCCGACACCCGACAGGCACGTACCAACGATTACTCCCACTTTCGGGCCGCCGCCGACTCGGGCGCGCAGATCATCACCACCGATTATTACCAGGAAAGCTCGTTTTTCGATTCGCCCTACCGGGTCGCCTTTGAGGGCGGCGTTTACGTACGGCCCAATCCACTTTTTCCTCAATAA
- a CDS encoding CehA/McbA family metallohydrolase yields MKFLFSLPGTPALRRCTSPLPLLLVYLSCLMPAAFHSAQGQSAAENPWAVRKLAPLPAPASLTDGVWLKGDLHVHSRHSKESTNHSMAKILANATAMGMGFLCITDHDNHVQGDVAHHTWADPAFRSDSLVLLYGAEWTTTRGHGNTFSARPYDHQRFYNVRDQRDSVVGRVKNELGIHLSANHPSGKDHFGYSYDLVNSIEVWNSALWEKNPNALMIWDDMLSSGRKLTGRGGSDAHHGLPETPEQATKGSVEAKYNYIGTPTTWVFAKEKTPEAVVEALTLGRVSISVNPYSPRVEFYADLNGDNQSDLMMGDNANAPTKPVRFSIQLKGQTLADSTYTIRVIKDGRTFQTLQASGSSPEVTFSDTPEAVGRTYYRVAVEGPATPFPFAPESMGISGHMVALSNPIYFNFDPEF; encoded by the coding sequence ATGAAGTTCCTTTTTAGCCTTCCAGGCACCCCTGCCCTACGTCGTTGCACGTCCCCCCTACCCCTACTGCTCGTCTACCTCAGTTGCCTGATGCCGGCCGCCTTCCACAGTGCCCAGGGGCAGTCCGCCGCTGAAAATCCCTGGGCCGTACGCAAGTTAGCCCCCCTCCCCGCGCCGGCCAGTCTGACCGACGGCGTTTGGCTGAAAGGCGACCTGCACGTGCATTCCCGTCACAGCAAAGAATCGACCAACCACTCCATGGCCAAGATCCTGGCGAACGCCACCGCGATGGGCATGGGCTTTCTCTGCATCACCGACCACGACAATCATGTGCAGGGGGATGTGGCCCATCACACCTGGGCCGATCCCGCGTTCCGCTCCGACTCGTTGGTTTTGCTGTACGGGGCGGAATGGACCACTACCCGGGGCCACGGCAATACCTTTTCGGCGCGGCCTTACGACCACCAGCGCTTCTATAACGTGCGCGATCAGCGCGATTCCGTCGTGGGGCGGGTCAAAAACGAACTGGGCATCCATCTATCGGCCAATCATCCCAGTGGGAAAGACCACTTCGGGTACTCGTACGACTTGGTCAACTCCATCGAGGTGTGGAATTCGGCCTTGTGGGAAAAGAACCCAAATGCCCTCATGATCTGGGACGACATGCTTTCTTCCGGGCGGAAACTGACCGGGCGAGGCGGCAGCGACGCCCACCACGGGCTTCCTGAGACCCCGGAACAGGCCACCAAAGGCAGCGTCGAAGCAAAATACAATTACATCGGCACGCCCACGACCTGGGTGTTTGCCAAGGAGAAAACACCAGAAGCGGTGGTAGAAGCCCTGACGTTGGGGCGGGTGTCCATCAGCGTCAATCCCTACTCGCCGCGGGTCGAATTCTATGCGGACCTGAACGGCGACAACCAATCGGACCTGATGATGGGCGACAACGCAAATGCCCCCACGAAGCCGGTGCGTTTCAGCATCCAACTAAAAGGCCAAACACTTGCGGACTCTACCTACACGATCCGCGTGATCAAAGATGGCCGCACGTTTCAAACGCTGCAAGCCTCCGGTTCCTCTCCTGAAGTCACGTTTTCGGATACGCCGGAGGCCGTGGGGCGCACGTACTACCGCGTGGCAGTGGAAGGCCCCGCCACGCCCTTTCCATTCGCGCCGGAATCCATGGGCATCAGTGGGCACATGGTGGCCTTGTCCAACCCGATCTATTTCAACTTCGATCCGGAGTTTTAA
- a CDS encoding RagB/SusD family nutrient uptake outer membrane protein, translated as MNRALPFTLFILIFLGCTSLEEDILDESLTGTGQAEVVSGSIAPVYGMLRQVWLHTVNFGLQEVASDEAILPYRGGTDWYDGGKFIAVHQHLMTPSNSLVGDAWTYITLTLSRAVLAKERLTAEAEGGNQEARDALYEMIVADAYLNMLALDNWGLVFKKESSDQVSELLRGQAAIDYIEANLLSVVDVIRNDQGPGRFNQDAVRGLLARLYLNAAVYRDPYGTPSFQKEDMDKVIQYTSSIIGGAHSLSPEYFELFNDGNHDNPELIFALDQRGVLETEHQRWAYWSISGDQVPRPEFPSTRGTDATAATPDFIQTWADAYGSVDQATADARFYQKNTIIPDELQDLTGVTPANDEEHYYCIDAQDFEIDRGLIRGVIWGPRKDAGGNIMTCDDGKVRIYPVINKRTSGADIRYVDHTLNVDFTEQGSLHNTGHRFSKYQFSHTAPNCCSYSSVDLVLMRLGEIYLMRAEARLRNGDPAGALEDVNTLRTSRNARPDQTPAALSSIDLETLFRETGFELYWEGHRRTYQIRFGKYEGNWTGKTDSDVHKRLFPIPQKAIDGASSEPGFLVQNQGY; from the coding sequence TTGAATAGAGCACTTCCGTTCACTCTATTTATCCTCATCTTTTTAGGTTGCACTTCCCTGGAGGAAGACATTCTGGACGAGTCGCTGACCGGCACCGGTCAAGCCGAAGTCGTCAGTGGATCGATTGCGCCCGTGTACGGGATGCTCCGTCAGGTATGGCTGCATACGGTAAATTTCGGACTTCAGGAAGTGGCGTCCGACGAGGCCATCCTGCCCTACCGGGGTGGTACCGACTGGTACGACGGCGGCAAGTTCATTGCGGTACACCAGCACCTGATGACCCCCAGCAACTCGCTGGTGGGCGATGCCTGGACCTACATCACGCTAACCCTATCCAGAGCGGTCCTGGCGAAGGAACGGTTAACCGCCGAAGCGGAAGGGGGCAACCAAGAAGCCCGGGATGCGCTGTATGAAATGATCGTGGCCGACGCCTACCTCAACATGCTGGCGCTCGACAACTGGGGCCTGGTGTTCAAAAAAGAGAGCTCGGACCAGGTGTCCGAACTGTTGCGGGGCCAGGCCGCGATCGACTACATTGAGGCCAACCTTTTGTCGGTGGTGGATGTGATCCGCAACGATCAGGGGCCGGGTCGGTTCAACCAGGATGCCGTGCGGGGACTGTTGGCGCGTCTGTACCTGAACGCGGCCGTCTATCGCGATCCGTACGGTACCCCCAGTTTTCAGAAGGAAGACATGGACAAGGTGATCCAGTACACGAGCAGTATCATTGGTGGTGCGCATTCCCTGTCGCCCGAATACTTTGAGTTGTTCAACGACGGGAACCACGATAATCCTGAGCTGATCTTTGCGTTGGACCAGCGAGGCGTGCTGGAAACCGAGCACCAGCGCTGGGCGTATTGGTCCATTTCGGGCGATCAGGTGCCGCGCCCCGAGTTTCCGAGCACCCGCGGAACCGATGCTACCGCCGCTACACCCGATTTTATCCAAACGTGGGCTGATGCCTACGGCAGTGTGGATCAGGCTACGGCCGATGCCCGTTTTTACCAGAAGAACACGATCATCCCCGACGAATTGCAAGACCTGACGGGCGTTACGCCCGCGAACGATGAAGAGCATTATTACTGCATCGACGCTCAGGACTTTGAGATCGACCGAGGCCTGATCCGTGGCGTAATCTGGGGACCCCGGAAAGATGCGGGAGGGAACATCATGACTTGCGACGACGGCAAGGTGAGAATCTACCCGGTGATCAACAAGCGCACCAGCGGCGCCGACATCCGCTACGTTGACCACACGCTCAACGTCGATTTTACGGAACAGGGAAGCCTGCACAACACCGGGCACCGGTTTTCGAAATACCAGTTTAGCCACACCGCCCCCAACTGCTGCTCCTACAGCAGTGTCGATCTGGTGCTGATGCGCCTGGGCGAGATCTACCTGATGCGTGCCGAAGCCAGGCTGCGCAATGGCGACCCTGCGGGCGCGTTGGAAGATGTAAACACCCTGCGCACTTCCCGGAACGCGCGCCCTGATCAGACGCCGGCGGCCCTCTCTTCCATCGACCTGGAGACGCTGTTCCGCGAAACAGGCTTCGAACTGTACTGGGAAGGCCACCGCAGAACCTACCAGATCCGGTTTGGCAAATACGAAGGCAACTGGACGGGCAAGACCGACAGCGATGTCCACAAACGGTTGTTCCCGATTCCTCAAAAGGCCATCGACGGGGCTTCCAGTGAACCAGGGTTTTTAGTGCAGAACCAGGGCTACTAA
- a CDS encoding SusC/RagA family TonB-linked outer membrane protein produces the protein MRHFSLPTLRRPLQRPIVCRPLLVSLLGLGVGVLPPLAGAYANTPHRVETRVNQTLLTVSGRVTDESGEALPGVNVVIKGTADGTITDIEGRYTLEVSNPEAVLVFSYVGYLPHEIALGGRAVVDVALEVDKQQLSEIVVVGYGTQKRSDVTGAISSVNSENFNRGVVTNPGQLLQGKVSGVNVTSASGEPGSAQNVIIRGVGSLRSGTQPLYVVDGFLLDNSSQGLGTNPLNFLNPNDIESIDVLKDASATAVYGSRASNGVVVITTKKGKSGRTEMNFSASTAWSTLSNKIDVFSADEFRRQVQAEGGTLNDFGATTDWQDELTQTGLSQELNFSVGGASDKFSYYASAGYQDQGGILKNSNLKRYSGKLNINQKALNGKLRIDYNLTASHTENLRPNIGSTISDMLSLNPTVPPYTNGEPTLLITNALNPLKRYQIYSDEALNNRILATISPSVELVKGLVYKLNMGVDYSATNRDQQYKPYPSVISESNIADGSLVSLLSTNTNQLVENTLTYTWQQEVHNLTLLAGHSYQTFLDENREFSYRGFANNNIEPKYQDQNSTTVYPTTVTAAAVKNELQSFFGRVNYSYANRYLFTATLRADGSSKFGANNKYGYFPSVALGWNLSNEDFVNKSVFNNLKVRASWGQTGNQEIPSKITKASYAEDRLITGGASYNTYPLDPNADAIGGYPYGIVYTRLANPNLQWEVSTQLDAGIDFAFFQSRLSGSLDYFNKESSNILLEVPPADPVQFTDAYWTNIRDMKIQNNGLELTLDYYGTAGDNFTYSLGGNLTYIQNQVKDSPYTVLTTGAAQGSGQTGATINGYINNEPIGAFYMFQFEGIGEDGLNVFRDANGDGATLDNDRRVVGSAIPKVLYAYHLNVAYKGFDLALNFNGVAGNKVYNHTAMSLFTKAQLTKSNNTTDFAVQYPNEAISNANTVSTRYLESGSFMRLNNATLSYNLAPDRIGLSNVLQSIRLSLTGQNLFVITDYSGFDPEINTGSTLGGIQTFGIDYFTYPKARTFLIGLNVTF, from the coding sequence ATGCGACACTTTTCTCTTCCTACTTTAAGACGACCCCTGCAAAGGCCGATCGTCTGCAGACCCCTGCTGGTGTCCCTGTTGGGGCTGGGCGTCGGGGTGCTTCCCCCGCTCGCGGGAGCGTATGCCAACACACCCCATCGGGTGGAAACACGCGTGAACCAGACCCTGCTCACGGTCAGCGGGCGCGTGACGGACGAATCCGGCGAAGCGTTGCCCGGTGTAAACGTCGTCATCAAGGGCACGGCCGACGGTACCATCACCGACATCGAAGGCCGTTACACCCTGGAGGTCAGCAATCCTGAAGCGGTTCTGGTGTTTTCGTACGTCGGGTACTTGCCGCACGAGATCGCCCTGGGCGGACGGGCCGTGGTGGATGTGGCGCTGGAGGTCGACAAACAACAGCTGAGCGAGATTGTGGTGGTCGGGTACGGTACGCAGAAACGATCGGACGTGACAGGGGCGATCAGTTCGGTGAACAGCGAAAACTTTAACCGCGGAGTTGTGACCAACCCAGGGCAGCTTTTGCAGGGAAAAGTATCAGGCGTCAACGTAACGAGTGCCAGCGGTGAGCCCGGTTCGGCGCAAAACGTCATCATCCGTGGGGTAGGAAGCTTGCGTTCCGGTACCCAGCCGCTGTACGTGGTCGACGGCTTTCTGCTCGACAACTCCTCGCAGGGACTGGGAACCAACCCGCTCAACTTTCTGAACCCCAACGATATCGAAAGCATCGATGTGTTGAAAGATGCCAGTGCTACGGCCGTGTACGGCTCCCGCGCCTCGAATGGGGTGGTGGTCATTACCACGAAGAAGGGTAAATCCGGAAGAACGGAGATGAATTTCTCGGCATCGACGGCCTGGTCGACTCTCTCCAATAAAATCGATGTGTTCAGTGCCGACGAGTTTCGCCGGCAGGTACAGGCCGAGGGCGGGACGTTGAACGACTTTGGTGCCACGACCGACTGGCAAGATGAACTGACGCAAACGGGGTTGTCCCAGGAGCTCAACTTCTCGGTGGGCGGCGCTTCCGATAAATTTTCTTACTACGCCTCAGCCGGGTATCAGGACCAGGGCGGGATTCTGAAGAACAGCAACCTGAAGCGCTATTCCGGGAAACTGAACATCAACCAAAAGGCCCTCAACGGAAAGCTGCGGATCGATTACAACCTGACGGCCTCGCACACCGAGAATCTACGTCCGAACATCGGCTCCACCATCAGCGACATGCTCAGCCTGAACCCGACCGTTCCGCCTTACACGAACGGTGAGCCGACGCTCTTGATAACCAATGCCCTGAATCCCCTGAAGAGGTACCAGATCTACAGCGACGAGGCCCTCAACAACCGCATCCTGGCCACCATTTCGCCGTCGGTGGAATTGGTAAAAGGCCTGGTGTACAAGCTGAACATGGGGGTGGACTATTCGGCAACCAACCGGGACCAGCAGTACAAACCTTACCCGTCTGTGATCAGTGAATCTAACATTGCGGATGGGTCGCTCGTCTCGTTGCTCAGCACCAACACAAACCAGTTGGTGGAAAACACTTTGACCTACACCTGGCAACAGGAGGTACACAACCTGACGCTTTTGGCCGGGCATTCGTACCAGACCTTCCTGGACGAAAACCGGGAGTTTTCGTACCGCGGCTTTGCCAATAACAACATCGAGCCCAAGTACCAGGACCAAAACAGTACCACGGTGTATCCCACAACCGTGACTGCGGCGGCCGTGAAAAACGAGTTGCAGTCCTTCTTTGGCCGAGTCAACTACTCCTACGCCAACCGGTACCTGTTTACCGCCACCCTGCGGGCCGACGGTTCTTCCAAATTCGGAGCGAACAACAAATACGGCTACTTCCCTTCGGTGGCGCTCGGGTGGAACCTCAGCAACGAAGACTTCGTCAACAAATCGGTGTTCAACAACCTGAAGGTGCGTGCCAGCTGGGGCCAGACCGGGAACCAGGAAATTCCCTCTAAAATCACCAAGGCGAGCTATGCCGAGGACCGTTTGATTACGGGTGGCGCGAGCTACAACACCTATCCGCTGGACCCCAACGCCGATGCCATTGGCGGCTACCCGTACGGCATTGTGTACACCCGTTTGGCCAACCCGAATTTGCAATGGGAGGTCTCTACCCAACTCGACGCGGGCATCGATTTTGCGTTCTTCCAGAGCCGGTTGAGCGGTAGCCTGGATTACTTCAACAAGGAATCTTCGAATATTCTGCTGGAAGTGCCGCCGGCCGACCCGGTGCAGTTTACGGATGCCTACTGGACCAACATCCGGGACATGAAGATCCAGAACAACGGGCTTGAGCTGACGCTGGACTACTACGGTACGGCAGGCGACAACTTCACCTATTCGCTCGGGGGGAACCTGACTTACATCCAGAATCAGGTCAAAGATTCGCCCTACACGGTGCTGACCACCGGCGCGGCCCAGGGGTCGGGACAAACCGGCGCGACCATCAACGGGTACATCAACAATGAGCCCATCGGTGCTTTCTACATGTTTCAGTTTGAGGGCATTGGTGAAGACGGCCTGAACGTGTTCAGAGACGCCAACGGCGACGGGGCTACGCTCGACAACGACCGCCGTGTGGTGGGTAGCGCCATTCCCAAGGTGCTTTACGCGTATCACCTGAACGTTGCTTACAAAGGGTTTGACCTGGCGCTCAACTTCAACGGCGTGGCCGGCAACAAGGTCTACAACCACACGGCCATGAGCCTGTTCACCAAGGCGCAGTTGACCAAATCCAACAACACAACGGATTTTGCGGTCCAGTATCCTAACGAGGCCATCTCCAACGCCAATACCGTTTCGACCCGCTACCTGGAGAGTGGCTCGTTTATGCGCCTCAACAACGCCACACTGAGCTACAACCTTGCGCCGGACCGGATCGGCCTGTCCAACGTGCTCCAGAGCATCCGTCTGTCACTCACCGGTCAGAACCTCTTCGTCATCACCGATTACTCCGGCTTCGACCCCGAAATCAACACCGGATCGACGTTAGGCGGCATCCAGACCTTCGGGATCGACTACTTCACCTATCCCAAAGCAAGAACCTTCCTGATCGGGCTAAATGTCACTTTCTAA
- a CDS encoding DUF808 domain-containing protein: MPSGLFALLDDISALVKASAASLDDVPTQVAKTTGKVSGIVIDDTAVTPKYVVGLNPARELSIIYRIAKKSLFNKLLILSPAALLLGYFAPWAITPILMVGGAYLCFEGYEKVHAMLSKHHEVDPEREDVRVMTPEELEKERVTSAVRTDVILSAEIIAIAYSQVTDQQLTNQIVVMLAVAVFITVAVYGFVGLLVKADDIGLHLTQEKFSPTLRKVGRGIVKLMPHFLRILGYVGTAAMLWVGGEIIAHGIPFTNHLLHELEHALAALPVVAWLAKALACGIAGLGLGFLVEKLVLLAKRLFARG, translated from the coding sequence ATGCCCTCCGGTCTTTTTGCCTTGTTAGACGATATTTCGGCGTTGGTCAAAGCCAGCGCCGCCAGCTTAGACGACGTGCCCACCCAGGTTGCCAAAACGACCGGCAAAGTGTCGGGCATTGTGATCGACGATACGGCCGTTACACCCAAGTACGTCGTGGGGCTCAATCCGGCCCGCGAGCTTTCGATCATTTACCGGATCGCTAAAAAATCGCTGTTCAACAAGCTGCTCATCCTCAGCCCGGCGGCCTTGTTGCTCGGCTACTTTGCGCCCTGGGCCATCACGCCCATCTTGATGGTAGGAGGGGCGTACCTGTGCTTTGAAGGTTACGAAAAGGTGCACGCGATGCTCAGCAAACACCACGAGGTGGATCCGGAGCGCGAAGACGTGCGCGTCATGACGCCGGAAGAGCTGGAAAAGGAACGGGTGACGAGTGCCGTCCGCACCGACGTTATTTTATCGGCGGAAATTATCGCCATTGCTTACAGCCAGGTCACTGACCAGCAGCTGACCAACCAGATTGTCGTGATGCTGGCCGTGGCAGTGTTCATCACCGTGGCGGTGTATGGGTTTGTGGGCCTGCTGGTAAAAGCGGACGACATCGGCCTGCACCTGACGCAGGAAAAATTCTCGCCGACGCTGCGCAAAGTGGGGCGCGGAATCGTCAAACTGATGCCGCATTTTCTCCGCATCCTGGGATACGTGGGCACGGCAGCCATGCTGTGGGTAGGCGGCGAAATCATTGCCCACGGCATTCCGTTTACCAATCACCTCCTGCACGAACTGGAACATGCCCTGGCCGCCCTCCCGGTGGTGGCTTGGTTGGCCAAGGCGCTGGCCTGTGGCATCGCCGGCCTGGGGCTGGGCTTTCTGGTCGAAAAGCTGGTGCTCCTGGCGAAGCGACTCTTTGCACGGGGATAG
- a CDS encoding BLUF domain-containing protein, with protein sequence MLSQLVYVSQRQKACTSAEIDRILAACQKNNPALGITGVLLYSDTQFIQLVEGDYKVLMGLYEKIQHDARHHQPRMISVGPIRQKTFPSWHMGSKKLGEGKVDFHTDITPEDRVLFSRLLMGKEANGQQVLGLLKKFF encoded by the coding sequence ATGCTTTCTCAACTCGTTTACGTCAGTCAACGCCAGAAGGCGTGCACGTCTGCCGAAATAGATCGGATTCTGGCCGCCTGCCAAAAGAACAATCCGGCCCTCGGCATCACGGGTGTGTTGCTCTATTCCGACACCCAGTTCATTCAGTTGGTAGAAGGCGACTACAAGGTGCTCATGGGGTTATACGAAAAGATCCAGCACGATGCCCGCCATCACCAGCCCCGCATGATTTCGGTAGGGCCCATCCGCCAGAAAACATTCCCCAGCTGGCACATGGGGTCAAAAAAGCTGGGCGAGGGAAAGGTGGATTTTCATACGGACATCACCCCGGAAGACCGGGTGCTTTTCAGCCGCCTTCTGATGGGGAAGGAAGCCAACGGACAACAGGTACTGGGCCTGTTGAAGAAATTCTTTTAG
- a CDS encoding alpha/beta hydrolase, whose product MIIHNERVARGGVPLDKADRVLILVHGRGATADGMLPLGERLATDQLAYLAPQAIGHTWYPNSFLAPLAKNEPYLSNSLSMLEELRDNLEGLGFPDERLYWLGFSQGACLMLEFCARHARRFGGIVGLTGGLLGETVDRSRYRGDFAGTPVFLGTSDPDPHVPRIRVDETEMVLTEMGAHVRKKVYPGMGHTIHPEELVFAQGILDGTF is encoded by the coding sequence ATGATCATTCATAACGAACGGGTGGCCCGGGGGGGCGTGCCCCTGGACAAAGCCGACCGCGTGCTCATCCTGGTCCACGGCCGGGGCGCTACCGCCGACGGAATGCTGCCGCTCGGGGAGCGACTGGCGACGGATCAACTGGCCTATCTGGCTCCGCAGGCCATCGGACACACCTGGTACCCGAACAGCTTTCTGGCACCCCTTGCGAAGAACGAGCCGTATCTGTCCAACAGCCTGAGCATGCTGGAAGAGTTGCGCGATAACCTCGAAGGCCTGGGCTTTCCGGACGAGCGCCTCTACTGGCTGGGCTTCTCCCAGGGAGCCTGCCTGATGCTGGAATTTTGTGCCCGACATGCGCGGCGCTTCGGCGGCATCGTGGGCTTGACGGGGGGCTTGCTGGGCGAAACGGTCGACCGGTCGCGCTACCGGGGCGACTTTGCCGGAACGCCTGTATTTTTGGGGACCAGCGATCCCGACCCGCACGTGCCCCGCATCCGCGTCGACGAAACCGAGATGGTCCTGACGGAGATGGGCGCACACGTCCGGAAAAAGGTTTACCCGGGGATGGGCCACACCATCCACCCGGAAGAGTTGGTGTTCGCCCAGGGCATCCTGGACGGGACTTTCTAG